In the genome of Drosophila yakuba strain Tai18E2 chromosome 3R, Prin_Dyak_Tai18E2_2.1, whole genome shotgun sequence, one region contains:
- the LOC120321724 gene encoding uncharacterized protein LOC120321724: protein MCPITPIELLSTIILEKRKLRSSTKRKKYRK from the coding sequence ATGTGCCCCATAACGCCCATTGAGCTACTGTCCACGATAATCCTCGAAAAGCGAAAACTACGGTCCTCGACAAAGCGGAAAAAGTATCGCAAATAA